A single Populus alba chromosome 7, ASM523922v2, whole genome shotgun sequence DNA region contains:
- the LOC118059562 gene encoding uncharacterized protein: MTSHIKAAVDAIFAESFRFNSPNQNTRGTEFSNDIHGDGIVRSSEKSVVVSAPGKDPAIKHTLYCSLEELYQGATKRVKITRQVADRSGLTRETEEILTIDTKPGWKKGTEITFEEKGNERPNVTPADVVFIVDEKPHSEFTRDGNDLIVTRRISVTEAFTGYTVHLITLDGRNLTLPINDVIHPNYQKVVPNEGMPILGEPSKRGILKIKFDIRFPTRINVLQKAGIRRLFGP, from the exons ATGACTAGTCATATTAAGGCAGCAGTTGATGCTATCTTTGCTGAATCTTTCCGGTTTAATAGCCCAAATCAAAACACGAGAGGAACAGAGTTCTCCAATGACATACATGGTGATGGAATCGTTAGATCTTCTGAAAAAAGTGTCGTGGTTAGTGCTCCTGGAAAAGATCCTGCAATTAAGCACACCCTGTATTGTAGTCTTGAAGAGCTTTATCAAGGGGCTACCAAGAGGGTAAAAATAACTAGACAAGTAGCTGATCGAAGTGG CTTGACCAGGGAAACAGAGGAGATTCTAACCATTGACACAAAGCCTGGTTGGAAGAAGGGCACGGAGATCACTTTCGAAGAGAAAGGGAACGAAAGACCAAATGTAACACCTGCTGATGTTGTCTTCATTGTTGATGAAAAACCCCACTCTGAGTTCACTCGTGATGGAAACGACTTGATCGTCACTCGAAGGATTTCTGTAACTGAAGCCTTTACAGGCTACACTGTCCATCTTATTACCTTGGATGGCAGGAATTTAACCCTTCCGATCAATGATGTGATCCATCCCAACTATCAGAAGGTTGTCCCGAATGAAGGGATGCCGATCCTCGGCGAGCCATCAAAGAGAgggattttgaaaatcaagttcGATATCAGGTTCCCAACAAGGATTAATGTACTACAGAAGGCAGGAATCAGGAGACTCTTTGGTCCTTGA
- the LOC118059563 gene encoding uncharacterized protein, whose amino-acid sequence MGVDYYKILQVDKTAKDDDLKKAYRKLAMKWHPDKNPNNKKEAEAKFKQISEAYEVLSDPQKRAVYDQYGEEGLKGQVPPPGAGGAGPGGASFFSTGDGPTAFQFNPRNADDIFAEFFGSSGPFGGMGGGSGGMRGTRFPGGMFGDAIFSSFGEGGGGSMHQSVPRKAPPIEKRLLCSLEELYKGATKRMKISRDVVDASGKTMQVEEILTIDIKPGWKKGTKITFPEKGNEQPNSKPADLVFIIDEKPHPVFTRDGNDLIVTQKIPLAEALTGYTVHLTTLDGRNLTIPINTVIDPNYEEVVPREGMPIQKDPTKRGNLRIKFNIKFPTRLTAEQKAGIKKLLG is encoded by the exons ATGGGAGTGGATTACTACAAGATATTACAAGTTGATAAGACTGCTAAAGATGATGATTTGAAAAAAGCTTATAGGAAATTAGCCATGAAGTGGCATCCTGATAAGAACCCAAATAACAAGAAAGAAGCTGAAGCAAAGTTCAAGCAAATTTCTGAAGCTTATGAG GTCCTTAGTGATCCACAAAAAAGAGCAGTGTACGACCAATATGGTGAAGAGGGTCTAAAGGGGCAAGTACCACCACCTGGTGCTGGTGGTGCTGGTCCTGGTGGAGCTTCATTCTTCTCCACAGGAGATGGGCCTACAGCATTTCAGTTCAATCCCCGCAACGCTGATGATATTTTTGCTGAATTTTTCGGGTCTTCAGGTCCATTTGGAGGGATGGGAGGTGGCAGTGGAGGCATGAGAGGGACAAGATTCCCAGGTGGGATGTTTGGTGATGCTATCTTTAGTTCTTTTGGTGAAGGAGGTGGAGGGTCAATGCATCAAAGTGTTCCTAGAAAAGCTCCTCCAATTGAGAAAAGGCTGCTTTGTAGTCTTGAGGAGCTTTACAAGGGGGCTaccaaaagaatgaagatatcTAGGGACGTTGTCGATGCAAGTGG CAAGACCATGCAAGTGGAGGAGATTCTAACCATTGACATAAAGCCTGGTTGGAAGAAGGGCACAAAGATCACCTTCCCTGAGAAAGGGAACGAGCAACCGAATTCAAAACCAGCAGATCTAGTTttcattattgatgaaaaaccTCACCCTGTGTTCACTCGTGATGGAAACGACTTGATTGTCACACAGAAGATTCCCTTAGCTGAAGCCTTGACAGGTTACACTGTCCATCTCACCACCTTAGATGGAAGGAATTTGACCATTCCGATCAACACCGTGATTGATCCAAACTATGAGGAGGTTGTCCCAAGGGAAGGGATGCCAATCCAAAAGGACCCGACAAAGAGAGGAAATTTGAGGATCAAGTTCAACATTAAGTTTCCAACAAGGTTAACTGCAGAGCAGAAGGCCGGAATCAAAAAACTCTTGGGCTGA
- the LOC118059564 gene encoding signaling peptide TAXIMIN 2-like encodes MGDCKPLGFLLGLPFALLALVLSIVGAVIWLIGTILSCLCPCCVCCAALANFAVDIVHLPVRILRWFIDQIPC; translated from the exons ATGGGAGATTGCAAGCCATTAGGGTTTTTGTTAGGACTTCCCTTTGCGTTGCTTGCATTAGTTTTGTCCATTGTTGGTGCAGTAATATGGCTCATTGG GACAATATTGAGTTGCTTGTGCCCGTGTTGTGTATGCTGTGCAGCTCTGGCCAATTTTGCAGTGGATATTGTGCATCTTCCTGTTAGGATACTTAGATGGTTCATTGATCAAATCCCTTGTTAG